Proteins encoded within one genomic window of Triticum aestivum cultivar Chinese Spring chromosome 2D, IWGSC CS RefSeq v2.1, whole genome shotgun sequence:
- the LOC123048361 gene encoding disease resistance protein Pik-2-like translates to METALVVSASQGAVRILLGKLGNILATKYALLSGVREEIQELKDELESMTGCLRDLADRDDHSQQTRIWMKQVREVAFDAEDCIDKFCRHLGQHPGDDPGLASYLGRIISLLRTMGLRAKLAAEITGLQSRAKGVSDRRVRYRLEDAAGAGPRSSSKSLHSSGYNLRRLLPSELGGGSGLVGLDGRTNEVVGLLKCGEAPRRVVSIVGFGGLGKTTLATAVYNSPELRDIQCRAFVAVSQTYDLRSLLESLLKQLVVVPAGTSDDNHPLRGIKTWGITEFPDKYTKHLTDKR, encoded by the exons ATGGAGACCGCGCTGGTGGTGAGCGCCTCCCAGGGCGCCGTGCGGATCCTCTTGGGGAAGCTTGGAAACATCCTTGCCACCAAGTACGCGCTCCTCAGCGGCGTACGTGAGGAGATCCAGGAGCTCAAGGACGAACTGGAGAGCATGACCGGCTGCCTCCGCGACCTGGCTGATCGCGACGACCACAGCCAGCAG ACGAGGATCTGGATGAAACAAGTGAGGGAGGTGGCGTTCGACGCGGAGGACTGCATCGACAAATTCTGCCGTCATCTCGGCCAGCATCCCGGAGATGATCCAGGACTAGCGAGCTACCTTGGCAGGATAATCAGCCTCCTGCGAACGATGGGGTTGCGGGCTAAGCTGGCCGCCGAGATCACGGGGCTTCAGTCTCGCGCCAAGGGCGTGAGCGACCGGCGGGTCAGGTACAGGCTAGAAGATGCGGCAGGAGCTGGTCCTCGCAGCTCGAGCAAATCGCTCCACTCCTCCGGCTACAATCTGCGCCGCTTGCTTCCATCTGAGCTCGGCGGCGGGTCAGGCCTCGTCGGGCTGGACGGCAGGACAAATGAGGTGGTCGGCCTGCTGAAATGCGGCGAGGCACCTCGCCGGGTGGTGTCCATCGTCGGATTCGGTGGCCTCGGCAAGACCACCCTCGCCACCGCCGTCTACAACAGCCCGGAGCTGCGCGACATCCAGTGCCGCGCTTTCGTCGCTGTATCCCAGACCTACGATCTGCGGTCCCTTCTGGAATCCCTGCTGAAGCAGCTTGTGGTTGTACCGGCGGGAACCTCTGACGATAACCATCCCCTCCGAGGAATCAAAACCTGGGGCATAACTGAATTCCCCGATAAGTACACAAAACACTTGACGGATAAGAGGTAA
- the LOC123048362 gene encoding uncharacterized protein encodes MAESAGGGEPRLPEELVLWEILTRLPARSLLRCRAVCTSWRRSLTSDTGLLLAHHRHQPALQLVTTGDDLEGRIDALDPRAGERRPVARTDRAASPMDLVLLAACYIGMARYNPTLTVTSINVVLIDMISESHLHRRFLFRKISVPAFHLIF; translated from the exons ATGGCTGAATCGGCCGGCGGCGGTGAGCCCCGGCTCCCCGAGGAGCTCGTCCTCTGGGAGATCCTGACGCGCCTGCCGGCGAGGTCCCTCCTACGGTGCCGCGCCGTCTGCACATCCTGGCGCCGCAGCCTCACCTCCGACACGGGCCTCCTCCTCGCGCACCATCGCCACCAGCCGGCGCTCCAGCTCGTCACCACCGGGGACGACCTGGAGGGCAGGATCGACGCGCTGGACCcccgcgccggcgagcgccgccccgtcgcccgcaCGGACCGGGCCGCCTCCCCCATGGACCTCGTTCTGCTCGCCGCCTGCTATATAGGAATGGCACG GTATAACCCTACTCTTACTGTAACAAGTATCAATGTTGTGTTAATCGATATGATATCTGAGAGTCATCTTCATCGGAGGTTTTTGTTTCGAAAAATATCGGTTCCTGCTTTTCACCTTATTTTTTGA